Proteins from one Candida orthopsilosis Co 90-125, chromosome 2 draft sequence genomic window:
- a CDS encoding membrane transporter, whose translation MFLSIYFIVSLYICAPNYSPGCHVNSNEVQLSCQQLISREGFLPHHFSFTRGATVQLNRFTSQHPLNTLEQFCVALGNIDSVTFFKFSKRKRSFQSRRCNESYCVRDTQVYFFSNHVRVVLLPRVYSFKVWVSVVLFVLHEILFNCLRLFTLHFV comes from the coding sequence ATgtttttgtcaatttaCTTTATCGTTTCATTATATATATGCGCTCCTAATTACTCACCTGGTTGCCAtgtcaattcaaatgaagttcaattgagttGTCAGCAACTAATATCCCGGGAGGGGTTCCTACCCCACCACTTTTCTTTCACACGTGGAGCAACGGTTCAACTCAACAGATTCACATCACAACATCCGCTCAACACActtgaacaattttgtGTCGCACTAGGAAACATAGACTCTGTGACCTTTTTTAAATTCTCGAAACGTAAAAGATCATTCCAAAGTAGACGCTGTAATGAGTCTTATTGCGTGCGTGATACTCAGGTATACTTTTTCTCTAACCATGTTCGTGTTGTATTGTTACCTAGAGTATATTCTTTTAAAGTTTGGGTGCTggttgttttgtttgttctACATGAAATATTATTTAACTGTTTACGATTGTTTACATtacattttgtgtaa
- a CDS encoding membrane transporter — protein sequence MSKGFWEQMKGFPTWQLSLICLIRLGEPMVFTSIFAYIFFMIQDFNITDNPAEIATYAGYLSASFAICQFLFSVQYAQASVKYGRKPVLLFGVLGTAISSLLFGFSSTFTMALVARSLMGALNGNIAVMRVAIGEIAVKKKHQNMAFTALSVMWGIGSIIGPLIGSSPWFTRPGKTESPELMSYEDFVTMHPYAMSNIVLAGYLLFSFILGFLFLEETSEKFKNRKDYGLIIGDWILQKLGWDVPNRSGHIAPSDIESSHEREELLRPVEIYSAADGEEEENDEEIDNTLISRRFGNAARRRYSSEQLGPVISRDGNSVTTNASQPFTKEVFTVPVVQTVLSNFLLCFHTVLYSEFMPVLLASQLSIDKLRFPFTIVGGFGWQTNDIGALLSSTGIIGSLAVIFLFPVLDHHFKSITILRMSYALVPLAYAIIPYYLFTTHDYDPSNPKWLARSLLYFTGMVITGSVSVSFPTTMILVHRASPEKHRALINGSSLSLNSLARGISPIIFGHFMTWCNEREIGSMPWVVLGVLALICLIQSFYMSDYDDEEQSL from the coding sequence ATGTCGAAAGGATTTTGGGAACAAATGAAAGGGTTCCCCACATGGCAACTCTCATTAATATGTTTAATCAGACTAGGTGAGCCGATGGTGTTTACTTCGATTTTTGCCTACATCTTTTTCATGATTCAAGATTTTAACATCACTGATAACCCCGCTGAAATTGCCACTTATGCCGGTTACTTATCAGCCTCATTTGccatttgtcaatttttgttcTCAGTCCAATATGCACAGGCTTCAGTTAAATATGGTAGAAAGCCAGTATTATTATTTGGTGTTTTGGGGACGGCAATTTCAAGTCTTTTATTTGGTTTCTCGTCAACATTCACCATGGCATTAGTAGCTAGATCATTAATGGGTGCATTGAATGGAAACATAGCTGTGATGAGAGTAGCCATTGGTGAGATTGCagtgaaaaagaaacatcaGAATATGGCTTTTACCGCGTTATCGGTGATGTGGGGTATTGGTCTGATCATTGGACCTTTGATTGGAAGTAGCCCTTGGTTTACAAGACCTGGTAAGACAGAACTGCCTGAACTTATGAGCTACGAAGATTTCGTTACAATGCATCCTTATGCGATGTCCAATATTGTGTTGGCTGGTTATCTTCTCTTCAGTTTTATATTGGGATTTTTGTTCCTTGAAGAAACCTCTGAAAAGTTTAAGAACAGAAAAGATTACGGATTGATAATTGGTGATTGGATTTTGCAGAAATTGGGGTGGGATGTTCCAAATAGATCAGGACATATAGCTCCTTCTGACATTGAACTGTCTCATGAAAGAGAGGAATTGTTACGTCCTGTAGAGATTTATTCAGCTGCTGATggtgaagaggaagaaaatgatgaagaaattgataatACGTTGATATCGCGCAGATTTGGAAATGCAGCTAGACGAAGATACTCTTCAGAACAACTTGGTCCGGTTATATCCAGGGACGGAAATTCAGTGACGACAAACGCGAGCCAGCCGTTCACTAAAGAAGTTTTTACTGTACCGGTTGTACAAACCGTGTTGTCCAATTTCTTGCTTTGTTTTCATACAGTATTGTACTCCGAATTTATGCCAGTGTTGCTAGCTAGCCAATTACTGATTGACAAGCTAAGGTTCCCATTTACGATAGTCGGTGGATTTGGGTGGCAGACGAATGATATTGGTGCATTATTATCTTCAACTGGAATTATTGGAAGTCTTGCAgtgattttcttgtttcCTGTATTGGATCACCATTTCAAGTCAATAACCATTTTACGAATGTCGTATGCCTTAGTCCCTTTAGCATACGCTATAATTCCGTATTATTTATTTACTACCCATGATTATGACCCTTCCAATCCGAAATGGTTAGCAAGAAGTTTATTGTACTTCACTGGTATGGTAATCACTGGTTCTGTTTCAGTGAGTTtcccaacaacaatgatttTGGTTCATAGAGCTTCACCTGAAAAGCATAGAGCTTTGATCAATGGATCAAGTTTGAGTTTAAATTCTTTGGCTAGAGGTATTAGTCCAATCATTTTTGGACACTTCATGACATGGTGTAACGAACGAGAAATTGGCAGTATGCCATGGGTTGTTTTGGGTGTACTTGCACTCATTTGTTTAATCCAATCATTCTATATGAgtgattatgatgatgaggaacAGTCACTATAA
- a CDS encoding Eng1 Endo-1,3-beta-glucanase (required for cell separation after homologous to S. cerevisiae Dse4p): MNLKSLLTAVLPLMVATAAAESNEEEILTVTRTHFVTSPCISYFASSLLPNNPEGLTTGIPVVFVHAPKNKENQKNKIDFTSIITRTNTHIVYETGVPKSKGGVQVETKNGASCSTITTYSTITHETSTCSSEKCQVHTYTTVIPSVYTIIGDTAAKETSVAKAKSDSESQRLTNNGKVSSNLSGIAGEASRNTNLASFLTTSIDVAQTTTTSTIFSATETPESTYSPSTSLESLPTTKSAPVTSQSVVSETKSITIDLSSITDNVTISNNTTEVSTVNGNSTSSLLSISSELSSSSQPLETTLSTILISSSAAGPYFNSSIVSISHSTSALSTGSSESEISSPQVSSEPSFAESSTSSSSSTETRVAAATDICYSGDLFSPIDTNAPPLVFPRQQLPLSIPAGVNNNGVPIQTNKFYANLFLGDQDSMVYTYPYGIYWSKTSYYGFGVQHTNISNRVFGSQNTNNPGVSSYYFNPTNNGEIILSATEFTEETVHMALSDMTEMAANIKLSTSSGDDINYLEIPVVQGMGFVTGIYNGNLIPELNSLYGIRTLELEKSDALLSNILKYRATLFNGVEWLIYITLPTEDDDFEFTADDSYHLKASKSVDGLIIQVALAPETSKNQFYDAAAGMYVTDATIQGSVACSSSASYSFAYETSGSSSSGKPIIFALPHHLHTLTSTSGATGITVSSPTKGEMIGFLTNELSFLETIDKNIQFLPYLAGRTGSLSYSSDQLTLLATSANDELAVDIASTVANMNSNYFSGKVIDKYAQILLVVSEIIDDEAVTNATLSEMKDAFETFLNNQQYYPLMYDTKFGGVTSTAAQNGDNGADFGSAFYNDHHFHYGYFVHAAAVVGYIDKKLGGTWAQDHKHWVNSLVRDVANPSRTDSYFPVSRSFSWYDGHSWAAGLYESNDGKNQESSSEDIHFAYGMKLWGSVIEDYAMEARGGLMLSLMSRAFNMYFYYKSDNTVQPQEILPNKVSGIFFENKVDYTTYFGTPDQHPEYVHGIHMLPITAASSSVRISSYVEEEWQDQISTFIDNVDSGWTGILRLNQAIIDAQSSYEFFSSNNWSSRYLDNGQSRTWSLAFSAGVL; encoded by the coding sequence ATGAACttgaaatcattgttgaCAGCCGTGTTACCATTGATGGTAGCCACAGCAGCCGCAGAATCCAATGAGGAGGAAATATTGACAGTCACTAGAACACATTTTGTGACCAGCCCATGTATTAGCTATTTTGCCAGCAGTTTGTTACCAAACAATCCTGAAGGCTTGACCACTGGGATTCCCgttgtttttgttcatGCTcctaaaaataaagaaaaccaaaaaaacaagattgattttaCTTCCATCATTACCCGTACAAATACCCACATAGTATATGAGACAGGAGTGCCGAAATCAAAAGGTGGAGTACAAGTCGAGACGAAGAATGGTGCTTCATGCAGTACGATCACTACGTATTCAACGATCACTCATGAAACCTCTACTTGCTCTTCTGAAAAGTGTCAAGTCCACACATACACGACTGTCATTCCAAGCGTTTACACCATTATTGGTGACACCGCTGCAAAAGAGACGTCTGTGGCCAAAGCAAAACTGGACTCTGAAAGTCAAAGGTTAACCAATAACGGTAAGGTATCATCGAACTTATCAGGCATTGCAGGAGAAGCATCACGCAATACGAATCTCGCGTCTTTCTTAACAACCTCCATTGATGTTGCTcaaaccaccaccacatCAACCATATTCAGTGCCACAGAGACTCCTGAAAGTACATATAGTCCATCTACTTCTTTGGAGTCATTaccaacaaccaaatcagCTCCAGTAACATCACAATCAGTTGTTTCAGAAACTAAATCAATTACTATAGACctttcttcaataacaGATAATGTCACTATTTCCAACAATACTACCGAGGTATCAACAGTCAATGGCAACTCAACAAGCTCGTTGCTATCCATCTCTAGCGagctttcttcttcttcgcAACCACTTGAAACCACATTATCAACCATCTTGATTAGTTCTTCTGCTGCTGGACCATacttcaattcatcaatagtGCTGATTTCACACCTGACAAGCGCTCTATCAACTGGATCATCTGAGAGCGAAATTTCAAGCCCACAAGTTCTGTCTGAACCATCATTTGCtgaatcttcaacttcatcaagCTCCTCAACAGAGACGAGAGTTGCCGCTGCCACTGATATCTGCTATTCGGGAGATTTATTTTCACCCATTGATACCAATGCGCCACCTTTGGTATTTCCTAGACAACAATTGCCTTTATCAATTCCAGCAGGTGTGAACAACAATGGTGTGCCAattcaaaccaacaaattCTATGCAAATTTATTCTTAGGTGACCAGGATCTGATGGTTTACACTTATCCTTATGGGATATACTGGAGCAAGACAAGTTACTATGGTTTCGGAGTTCAGCACACAAATATTTCTAACCGAGTATTTGGATcacaaaatacaaacaatcCTGGAGTATCATCATATTATTTCAACCCCACCAACAATGGGGAGATTATTCTTTCAGCCACCGAATTTACTGAGGAAACAGTACACATGGCTCTCAGTGACATGACAGAAATGGCAGCTAAtatcaaattatcaaccTCATCTGGTGATGATATAAACTATCTTGAGATTCCAGTTGTCCAAGGTATGGGATTTGTCACAGGGATCTATAATGGTAACTTGATTCCAGAGTTAAATTCATTGTATGGTATTCGTactttggaattggaaaagtcGGATGCTTTGCTATCGAATATTTTAAAGTATAGGGCAACTTTGTTCAACGGAGTGGAATGGTTGATTTACATCACGTTACCCACAGAAGATGACGACTTTGAATTCACTGCTGACGATTCATATCATTTGAAGGCATCAAAGTCTGTTGATGGTTTAATCATTCAAGTGGCTCTTGCTCCTGAAACTTCAAAGAACCAGTTTTACGATGCTGCTGCCGGGATGTACGTTACAGACGCCACAATACAAGGTAGTGTCGCTTGCTCCTCATCAGCTTCATACCTGTTTGCATATGAAACATCAGGTTCGTCATCCAGTGGTAAGCCCATTATTTTCGCCTTGCCACATCACCTTCATACCTTGACCTCAACATCCGGTGCTACAGGTATAACCGTTTCTTCACCAACCAAAGGTGAGATGATAGGATTCTTGACCAATGAATTATCATTCTTGGAAACTATTGATAAAAACATTCAGTTTTTGCCTTACCTTGCTGGAAGAACTGGACTGTTGTCGTATTCTAGTGATCAATTGACCTTGCTTGCCACTTCGGCAAATGATGAGCTTGCCGTCGATATTGCAAGTACCGTTGCGAACATGAACTCCAATTATTTTTCAGGCAAAGTCATTGACAAGTATGCACAGATTTTGTTAGTTGTTAGTGAAATTATCGATGATGAGGCGGTGACAAATGCAACATTATCCGAGATGAAGGATGCGTTTGAAACATTCCTTAACAACCAACAATACTACCCTTTGATGTACGATACTAAGTTCGGTGGAGTCACCTCTACCGCGGCTCAAAATGGTGACAATGGTGCTGATTTTGGAAGTGCCTTTTATAATGATCACCATTTCCATTATGGATACTTTGTTCATGCAGCAGCAGTAGTAGGTTACATCGATAAAAAGTTGGGTGGTACTTGGGCACAGGATCACAAACATTGGGTGAACTCTTTAGTTAGAGACGTTGCCAACCCATCGAGAACTGATCTGTATTTCCCTGTCTCAAGATCATTTTCGTGGTATGACGGTCATAGTTGGGCTGCTGGATTATATGAAAGTAATGATGGTAAGAATCAAGAATCCAGTTCGGAGGACATTCATTTCGCTTATGGTATGAAGTTGTGGGGAAGTGTTATTGAAGATTATGCAATGGAAGCAAGGGGAGGTTTGATGTTATCATTAATGAGCCGTGCATTCAACATGTACTTCTACTACAAGTCTGACAACACCGTGCAGCCACAAGAAATCCTTCCCAACAAGGTCAGTGGtattttctttgaaaataaagtaGATTATACGACATACTTTGGCACTCCAGACCAACACCCAGAGTATGTTCACGGTATTCATATGTTGCCAATTACTGCAGCTAGCTCGTCAGTAAGAATACTGTCATACGTTGAGGAAGAATGGCAAgatcaaatttcaacattcaTTGACAACGTTGACAGTGGATGGACCGGAATTTTGAGGTTGAATCAAGCAATTATTGATGCTCAGTCGTCGTACGAATTCTTTAGTTCAAATAATTGGTCTAGCAGATATTTGGACAATGGACAGAGTCGTACATGGAGTTTAGCTTTCTCCGCCGGTGTTTTATAG
- a CDS encoding Dao1 D-amino acid oxidase, protein MVTIVVLGAGVIGLTTAIELKKWNPSLEITIAAHHFPGDLAHSYASPWAGANWQSFATGQDSKLQKIDQPGYEKFMRLAVDDPRAGIWIVDNTTYHTKYDVTIAKGNFQSFIPWYKDFVQGFKVLEEDKIPFDDISFGTSFKGVVITVPIYLSYLVQQNKELGNTFKKIPLIKSIKEARTITNHPDYVINSTGLGATKIQGVEDKKENFPVKGQTLLVKNNAKSTVAVQGFPGLPDEMLYVMPRRDGGSIIGGCFRPGDESTDEDKELTARLVRRATKYVPELVDPKFKNNSTKIEIERVNVGFRPLREDGVRIEVDSKYKWLIHDYGAGAGGYQGSVGMAREVVEVLKKELSRMKSKI, encoded by the coding sequence ATGGTcacaattgttgtattaGGAGCAGGCGTTATTGGCCTAACCACGGCCATTGAGCTTAAAAAATGGAACCCAAGCTTGGAAATCACAATTGCGGCGCACCACTTCCCTGGTGATCTTGCTCATTCTTACGCTTCTCCATGGGCTGGTGCTAACTGGCAGTCATTTGCAACGGGCCAAGATTCCAAACTACAGAAAATAGATCAGCCAGGATATGAGAAGTTTATGCGTTTAGCTGTTGATGATCCAAGAGCAGGTATCTGGATCGTTGACAATACGACATACCACACAAAGTATGATGTAACTATCGCTAAAGGtaattttcaaagcttCATTCCCTGGTACAAGGACTTTGTTCAAGGGTTCAAAGTACTTGAAGAGGACAAGATCCCATTTGATGACATCTCATTCGGTACATCCTTCAAAGGTGTTGTCATCACCGTGCCAATTTACCTTTCGTACTTGGTTCAACAGAATAAAGAATTGGGAAACACATTCAAGAAGATCCCTCTCATCAAAAGCATCAAAGAGGCAAGAACTATCACAAACCATCCTGATTACGTTATTAATTCAACTGGATTGGGAGCTACTAAAATACAAGGAGTGGAGGACAAAAAGGAGAATTTCCCCGTCAAAGGTCAGACACTTTTAGTAAAAAACAATGCCAAATCAACTGTTGCAGTTCAAGGATTCCCTGGACTACCCGATGAGATGCTCTATGTAATGCCTAGACGAGATGGTGGATCAATCATTGGTGGATGCTTCAGACCTGGAGACGAATCCACTGACGAAGACAAAGAGTTGACAGCTAGGTTAGTAAGAAGAGCAACCAAGTATGTTCCTGAGTTGGTTGATCCAaagttcaaaaacaattccACAAAAATTGAGATCGAAAGAGTTAACGTAGGTTTCAGACCACTTAGAGAGGACGGAGTTAGAATTGAAGTGGACCTGAAGTACAAGTGGTTGATTCATGACTATGGAGCCGGCGCCGGTGGCTATCAAGGAAGTGTTGGAATGGCCCGCGAAGTAGTTGAggttttgaagaaggagtTATCACGAATGAAGTCAAAGATCTAG